Proteins from a single region of Shinella zoogloeoides:
- the coaD gene encoding pantetheine-phosphate adenylyltransferase: MTVAFYPGSFDPITNGHIDVLVQALNVASKVVVAIGIHPGKTPLFTFEERASLIRQSLSGVLPERAGDVSVVSFSNLVVDAARAHDAPLLIRGLRDGTDLDYEMQMAGMNRQMAPEVQTVFLPAGVASRPITATLVRQIAAMGGDVSAFVPAPVLAALKARQKG, encoded by the coding sequence ATGACAGTCGCCTTCTATCCTGGCTCTTTCGATCCGATCACCAACGGTCATATCGACGTTCTGGTGCAGGCGCTCAACGTGGCGTCCAAGGTCGTCGTCGCCATCGGCATTCATCCGGGCAAGACGCCGCTCTTCACCTTCGAGGAGCGCGCCAGCCTCATCCGCCAGTCCCTGTCGGGCGTCCTGCCGGAGCGGGCAGGGGATGTCAGCGTCGTCTCCTTCTCCAATCTGGTGGTCGATGCCGCCCGCGCACATGACGCGCCTCTGCTGATCCGCGGCCTGCGCGACGGCACGGACCTCGATTACGAGATGCAGATGGCCGGCATGAACCGCCAGATGGCGCCGGAAGTGCAGACCGTGTTTCTGCCGGCGGGCGTTGCCTCGCGGCCCATTACCGCCACATTGGTCCGCCAGATCGCGGCGATGGGCGGCGATGTCAGTGCCTTTGTTCCGGCGCCCGTGCTTGCGG